In a single window of the Canis lupus dingo isolate Sandy chromosome 18, ASM325472v2, whole genome shotgun sequence genome:
- the LOC112651321 gene encoding olfactory receptor 4S2, with amino-acid sequence MEKRNNVTEFIFWGLSQNLEVEEVCFVVFSFFYTVILLGNLLIMLTVYMGNLFKFPMYFFLNYLSFVDICYSSVTAPKMIVDLLAKSKTISYVGCMLQLFGVHFFGCTEIFILTVMAYDRYVAICKPLHYTTIMDRNRCNKMLLGTWIGGFLHSIIQVALVVQLPFCGPSEIDHYFCDVHPVLKLACTDTYIVGVVVTANSGTIALGSFVILIISYTVILVSLRKHSAEGRRKALSTCGSHIAVVIIFFGPCTFMYMRPDTTFSEDKMVAVFYTIITPMLNPLIYTLRNAEIKNTIKRLWGRKVFSEANDK; translated from the coding sequence ATGGAAAAAAGGAATAATGTAACTGAGTTCATTTTCTGGGGTCTTTCTCAGAACCTAGAGGTTGAAGAAGTTTGTTTCgtggtgttttctttcttctatacGGTCATTCTTCTTGGCAACCTCCTCATCATGCTGACTGTTTACATGGGCAACCTTTTCAAGTTtcccatgtatttcttcctcAACTACTTGTCTTTTGTGGATATTTGTTACTCTTCAGTCACAGCTCCCAAGATGATTGTTGATCTATTAGCCAAGAGCAAAACTATTTCCTATGTCGGGTGCATGTTGCAACTCTTTGGAGTACATTTCTTTGGTTGCACAGAGATCTTCATCCTTACTGTAATGGCCTATGATCGTTACGTGGCTATCTGTAAACCCCTACACTATACCACCATCATGGACCGGAACAGATGCAATAAAATGTTGTTGGGAACCTGGATAGGAGGGTTCTTACACTCCATTATCCAGGTGGCTTTGGTAGTTCAGTTACCCTTTTGTGGACCCAGTGAGATCGATCACTACTTTTGTGATGTCCACCCTGTGCTGAAACTTGCCTGCACAGATACATATATTGTTGGTGTTGTGGTGACAGCCAACAGTGGTACCATTGCTCTAGGGAGCTTTGTTATCTTGATAATTTCCTATACTGTCATCCTGGTGTCCCTGAGAAAACACTCAGCAGAAGGTAGGCGCAAAGCACTCTCCACCTGTGGCTCCCACATTGCTGTGGTCATAATCTTTTTTGGCCCATGTACTTTCATGTACATGCGCCCTGATACTACCTTTTCAGAGGATAAGATGGTAGCTGTATTTTACACCATTATCACCCCCATGTTAAATCCTCTGATCTATACACTcagaaatgcagaaataaaaaatacaataaaaagactGTGGGGCAGGAAGGTTTTCTCAGAGGCTAACGATAAATag